A stretch of DNA from Kwoniella mangroviensis CBS 8507 chromosome 1 map unlocalized Ctg01, whole genome shotgun sequence:
GAAAGGTagaacatcactcaacctGACAATGTTATCGAATTGATGGAAAGGCAAGTTCGGTTGGGTGGCGATTTACGATCAGCCGAGAATGAAACCGATACCTGAGTAGCGTCACATCCCTCGTAATTAATTCTTCTGGCCTCATGAGGGTAGCTTGATGTAGACATCTCTTGTCATCTGCCATTCTGATTGATCCGATGTGATGAATCTATGGATGTTCATTGCAAACTGACAAGAAAGCTTGGACATGGCAATGTTGTGTCCTTGTTTATCGTTCAACCCGAAGTAACCGGAGACGCACGATTCCTCTCCAGGCACAACAAGGGAACCAAACAACAGAATGTCGTCAATCGCCTGCATCGGTGATAAGAGAGAGTATACTTAGAGCCGAAAGTGAGACACCGCGCCACACCGCGTTTTCTGCTATAAGCACCAACGGTGTTTCGCGATTCTCCATCGAGTGTCAGATTTGCTTAGCTTGGTGGTAAGCAGCTTGTATACCGTACAGTACCAGGCAGGTAGGATGGTTTGGGTGGATGCTTGCTCCTGTCACTGTCACTGTCGATACTTGTTGAAATATTCATAGAGGtttatcatcctccttctacTTCATCCTCGGTAGGTTCATATAAATCAGCTaacaaagtgagtgatacttcTATTGTCGTATACATGGAGAGGAAGGGTagagaggaaaggtatgAGATTCAAGGAACGGgaagatcatcgatggaGGAAATAGCTACAGCAAATTTTGGAGAACATGCGCAACATCTAGCTAGATAGATCAAATGAGGACACATAGCATAGGTGGATGTGGTACTAGGAGCAAGTCAAATATACGCCGGTGAAGAACAGGTATCTTTGGATAGGTTGAATTCGGAGGGGgaagattgagatgagaatgtcaaTATGGAGGTATTGAATGCTGACGAaattttctctttcttgcTCATCCGACCTTTCCCTCCTCTGCCCACTTCACCTGTACTCTGCTTCATGATCACCTACATCAGATGGGTATCGATCTCCGTTACCACCACGTCAAAAAGGGAAACCGATCTGCTCCCAAGTCGGAGGATCCCTACCTTCTCTTGCTTGTCAAGCTCTACCGATTCTTGGCTAGAAGAACCGACTCTAAATTCAACCGAGTCATCCTCAAGAGATTGTTTATGAGCAAGGTGGGTTGGATTGCTTTGCAGATTGCAGGAATATCTTagtagaagagaagatgggattcGGAATTTGTTGTTGACTTTTTGAGTGTGTTTTTTGTGTTTTCGTAGATCAACCGACCCCCTATCTCCCTCTCCCGAATTGTCAAGGAAACCAAAAACTCCAACCCCGACAACTCAAAGACCATCGTCACTGTCGGTACCATCCTCGATGACGAACGATTACCTGAACTCCCCAAACTCTCCATCGCCGCTTTGAAATTCTCTACCGCCGCCAAGGAAAGAATCGTAGCTGCTGGTGGTGAGGCCATCACCCTCGACCAACTTGCCCTCCGAGCTCCTACCGGATCCAACACCGTTTTACtcagaggaaagagaaacGTCAGAGAGGCCGTCAAACACTTCGGTGGTCCCCTCAAGGGTGGTAAACCTTACATCGCCTCAAAGGGTAGGAAATTCGAACAAGCTCGAGgtagaagaaaggtgattttTGtcgtatcatatcatcccatacGCATGAAGTCATACTTATGAGACATCGCTGACATCTTTTTTCCCCACTCTGTAGTCGAGAGGTTTCAAGATCAAGTCTACCCACAAATAAGCTCATCGTCATTAGTATATACGTATGGTATGTTTTTAGGGTTTTGGATCGGACTCGCACTTGGAGTAGGTGTAATTgggagaagacgaagacgatcTATAGCAGAATTAGAATACGCTTATAGTCGTCTCAAGGGATGTTACGTTTTCCTCATGCACCATATATTGACTGATTGCTCAATGGGCACAAAAACCTATGCGTATATTTGATTAAAGTTTTCTGTGATCTCTCCGCACTCATATATGAGAACATGGATACATATAGATCGCTAACATCGTAATTACTGTTGATTTACGAAGTCTGCTCGAACAACCACTTATTGAGGTCAAGTAGCTGTAGTGAGCGCTTGAAGCCTGAAGAAGACTCCAGGAAGGAGTACGATGGAGTATTTGCCCGTTTTCAACTCGTGATGAGTAATATTTAGAAGCGATTGCAAGTTGCGCGGTTTTGCCCGGTGTAAGTTGTATGGTATGAGACATCTTGTATGATCGATGTTATATAGTATGACACATATCGAAGCTAGTTGATGAATCGAAATGTACCCGACGTGAGCTCAAGCAATCAAGGTTGTCGTTGAATTAGGTTAGTAATGGGCAGTAGAGTGTGACGACGCTCTGTCATCTATTCTTCAAGTCTACCCCCACAAACTCAGGAGTTTTGTGTTCGTCAG
This window harbors:
- a CDS encoding 60S ribosomal protein eL18, which codes for MGIDLRYHHVKKGNRSAPKSEDPYLLLLVKLYRFLARRTDSKFNRVILKRLFMSKINRPPISLSRIVKETKNSNPDNSKTIVTVGTILDDERLPELPKLSIAALKFSTAAKERIVAAGGEAITLDQLALRAPTGSNTVLLRGKRNVREAVKHFGGPLKGGKPYIASKGRKFEQARGRRKSRGFKIKSTHK